One genomic window of Brienomyrus brachyistius isolate T26 chromosome 16, BBRACH_0.4, whole genome shotgun sequence includes the following:
- the txnl4b gene encoding thioredoxin-like protein 4B gives MSFLLPKLTSKKEIDEVIKNVAEKVLVLRFGKDDDSVCLQLDEILAKTTNDLRNMASIYLVDVDRVQIYARYFDISYIPSTVFFFNGQHMKVDYGSPDHTKFVGSFKTKQDFIDLIEVIYRGAMRGKLIVQSPIDPKNIPKYDLLYHGI, from the exons ATGAGTTTTCTGCTCCCCAAGCTAACATCTAAGAAAGAAATTGACGAAGTTATAAAGAACGTAGCAGAAAAGGTTTTGGTTTTACGGTTCGGAAAGGATGACGATTCGGTGTGTCTCCAGTTGGATGAGATA CTGGCAAAGACCACCAATGACCTTCGCAACATGGCATCAATATATCTAGTTGATGTGGACAGAGTTCAGATTTATGCACGTTATTTTGACATCAGCTACATCCCTTCTacagtttttttctttaatggaCAGCATATGAAGGTTGACTATGG GTCCCCTGATCACACAAAGTTCGTAGGGAGTTTCAAGACTAAGCAAGATTTTATAGACTTGATTGAGGTCATTTATCGGGGAGCCATGCGAGGAAAACTCATCGTCCAGAGTCCCATTGATCCTAAAAATATTCCCAAATATGATCTCCTCTATCATGGAATATAG
- the LOC125709974 gene encoding PEST proteolytic signal-containing nuclear protein-like isoform X1, whose translation MAEERRNDEQLSDDGAGPEERGGSVKTKTVSSSNGGGVAGKRSAREPVGHPVLPKMSKSGHGLTSLSAKKPAPISIKLGANKPKEPVPALPAKKPALASVFNEDEDSEPEEMPPEAKMRMKNIGRDTPTSAGPNSFNKGKHGFSDHQKLWERKLKSQVDK comes from the exons ATGGCGGAGGAAAGGCGTAATGACGAACAGCTCTCCGATGATGGAG CAGGACCGGAGGAGAGGGGAGGCAGTGTCAAAACTAAGACTGTCTCTTCCAGCAATGGAGGGGGGGTTGCAGGGAAGCGATCGGCCCGTGAGCCTGTGGGCCACCCGGTGCTGCCCAAAATGTCCAAGAGTGGACATGGGCTAACCAGCCTGTCTGCTAAGAAGCCTGCCCCTATCTCCATTAAGCTGGGTGCTAAC AAACCGAAAGAGCCTGTCCCTGCTCTTCCTGCAAAGAAACCGGCATTGGCCTCTGTGTTTAATGAGGATGAGGAT AGTGAACCAGAAGAGATGCCTCCAGAGGCCAAAATGAGGATGAAGAACATAGGCAG GGACACGCCCACTTCAGCTGGCCCCAACTCTTTCAACAAGGGCAAGCATGGCTTCTCTGACCACCAGAAGCTTTGGGAGCGGAAACTTAAGTCCCAAGTTGATAAATAA
- the LOC125709974 gene encoding PEST proteolytic signal-containing nuclear protein-like isoform X2, with amino-acid sequence MAEERRNDEQLSDDGGPEERGGSVKTKTVSSSNGGGVAGKRSAREPVGHPVLPKMSKSGHGLTSLSAKKPAPISIKLGANKPKEPVPALPAKKPALASVFNEDEDSEPEEMPPEAKMRMKNIGRDTPTSAGPNSFNKGKHGFSDHQKLWERKLKSQVDK; translated from the exons ATGGCGGAGGAAAGGCGTAATGACGAACAGCTCTCCGATGATGGAG GACCGGAGGAGAGGGGAGGCAGTGTCAAAACTAAGACTGTCTCTTCCAGCAATGGAGGGGGGGTTGCAGGGAAGCGATCGGCCCGTGAGCCTGTGGGCCACCCGGTGCTGCCCAAAATGTCCAAGAGTGGACATGGGCTAACCAGCCTGTCTGCTAAGAAGCCTGCCCCTATCTCCATTAAGCTGGGTGCTAAC AAACCGAAAGAGCCTGTCCCTGCTCTTCCTGCAAAGAAACCGGCATTGGCCTCTGTGTTTAATGAGGATGAGGAT AGTGAACCAGAAGAGATGCCTCCAGAGGCCAAAATGAGGATGAAGAACATAGGCAG GGACACGCCCACTTCAGCTGGCCCCAACTCTTTCAACAAGGGCAAGCATGGCTTCTCTGACCACCAGAAGCTTTGGGAGCGGAAACTTAAGTCCCAAGTTGATAAATAA
- the LOC125709974 gene encoding PEST proteolytic signal-containing nuclear protein-like isoform X3 has protein sequence MTNSSPMMECQAAAAPISQVKSSSPCNGGGVAGKRSAREPVGHPVLPKMSKSGHGLTSLSAKKPAPISIKLGANKPKEPVPALPAKKPALASVFNEDEDSEPEEMPPEAKMRMKNIGRDTPTSAGPNSFNKGKHGFSDHQKLWERKLKSQVDK, from the exons ATGACGAACAGCTCTCCGATGATGGAG TGTCAGGCTGCAGCTGCTCCCATCTCCCAGGTAAAAAGTAGCTCACCTTG CAATGGAGGGGGGGTTGCAGGGAAGCGATCGGCCCGTGAGCCTGTGGGCCACCCGGTGCTGCCCAAAATGTCCAAGAGTGGACATGGGCTAACCAGCCTGTCTGCTAAGAAGCCTGCCCCTATCTCCATTAAGCTGGGTGCTAAC AAACCGAAAGAGCCTGTCCCTGCTCTTCCTGCAAAGAAACCGGCATTGGCCTCTGTGTTTAATGAGGATGAGGAT AGTGAACCAGAAGAGATGCCTCCAGAGGCCAAAATGAGGATGAAGAACATAGGCAG GGACACGCCCACTTCAGCTGGCCCCAACTCTTTCAACAAGGGCAAGCATGGCTTCTCTGACCACCAGAAGCTTTGGGAGCGGAAACTTAAGTCCCAAGTTGATAAATAA